A part of Paraburkholderia largidicola genomic DNA contains:
- a CDS encoding xanthine dehydrogenase family protein molybdopterin-binding subunit: protein MSQGLLDAQNGKPRDDDAARVTRRAFLKFSASVAAMAGGGLMLGFSMPAQSQGDVRKSVIGGDGVETPQSGVLAANAFVQIDTAGKVTLIIPKVEMGQGVYTSIPMLIAEELEVPLDSVTIDHAPPDESRFTDPLLGGQLTGGSTSIRYAWEPMRRAGATTRVLLINAAAQQWQVDPASCHAENGQVIHADTKRSIAYGQLVDAAAKLPVPQNVPLKDPKDFKLIGTQAKRLDSPEKVDGSAMFGLDVRLPDMVYAAIVNCPVFGGTLASVDDTAAKKIPGVRQIVKFDNGVAVIGDHTWAAKRGASALKVTWNEGAGAAVSMKTIVDDMEKASQNNGAVARKDGDVNNAFSQAKTRVDAVYQQPFLAHATMEPVNCTVHVKPDSCEIWVGTQVPTRARDAGAKVTGLPPDKIVVHNFLLGGGFGRRLEFDMVTQAVKVAKQLNVPVKVTWTREEDIQHDMYRPYYYDKISAGLDANGKPIAWQHRIVGSSILSRFAPPAVKNGVDPDAVEVAADLPYDLPNQIIDYVRQEPHAIPTAFWRGVGPTRGTFVVESFIDELAAQTKTDPVKYRRDLLGKSPRALNVLNVATQAAGWGNTVPKGQGRGVSVMHAFGSFFSMVADVTVDQGEVRVNRVVCAVDCGMVVNPNTVEAQIQGGIIFAITAALYSEITIDRGRVQQSNFTDYRILRINETPTIDVHIVKSSEAPGGIGEPGTAAAQPAIANAIYAATGKRLRQLPVGNQLMNA from the coding sequence ATGTCGCAAGGACTGCTCGATGCACAAAACGGCAAGCCGCGCGACGACGATGCCGCGCGAGTCACACGCCGTGCGTTTTTGAAATTCAGTGCGAGCGTCGCTGCCATGGCGGGCGGCGGCCTGATGCTCGGCTTCAGCATGCCTGCGCAAAGCCAGGGCGATGTGCGCAAGTCCGTGATCGGCGGCGATGGTGTCGAGACGCCGCAAAGCGGCGTGCTCGCGGCGAACGCATTCGTGCAGATCGACACGGCGGGCAAGGTCACGCTGATCATCCCGAAGGTCGAGATGGGACAAGGCGTGTACACGTCGATCCCGATGCTGATCGCGGAAGAACTCGAAGTGCCGCTCGACAGCGTGACGATCGACCATGCGCCGCCCGACGAATCGCGCTTCACAGACCCGCTGCTCGGCGGCCAGCTGACGGGTGGCTCGACGTCGATCCGCTATGCATGGGAACCGATGCGGCGCGCGGGCGCGACCACGCGCGTGCTGCTCATCAACGCGGCCGCGCAGCAATGGCAGGTCGACCCGGCGTCGTGCCATGCCGAGAACGGCCAGGTGATTCACGCGGACACGAAGCGCAGCATTGCCTACGGCCAACTCGTCGATGCCGCGGCGAAGCTGCCCGTGCCGCAGAACGTGCCGTTGAAGGACCCGAAAGACTTCAAGCTGATCGGCACGCAGGCGAAGCGGCTCGATTCGCCCGAGAAGGTGGACGGCAGCGCGATGTTCGGCCTCGACGTGCGTCTGCCCGACATGGTCTATGCGGCCATCGTCAATTGTCCGGTGTTCGGCGGGACGCTTGCCAGCGTCGACGATACGGCCGCAAAGAAGATTCCCGGCGTGCGGCAGATCGTGAAGTTCGACAACGGCGTTGCCGTGATCGGCGATCACACGTGGGCTGCGAAACGCGGCGCGTCGGCGTTGAAAGTCACATGGAACGAAGGTGCGGGCGCGGCCGTGTCGATGAAGACGATCGTCGACGACATGGAGAAGGCGTCGCAGAACAACGGTGCGGTTGCGCGCAAGGACGGCGATGTCAATAACGCGTTCTCGCAGGCGAAGACGCGCGTGGATGCCGTCTATCAGCAGCCGTTCCTTGCGCACGCAACGATGGAACCGGTCAACTGCACGGTGCACGTGAAGCCCGATAGCTGTGAGATCTGGGTCGGCACCCAGGTGCCCACGCGGGCGCGCGATGCGGGCGCGAAGGTGACGGGGCTGCCGCCGGACAAGATCGTCGTGCACAACTTCCTGCTCGGCGGCGGCTTCGGACGCAGGCTCGAATTCGACATGGTCACGCAGGCCGTGAAAGTGGCCAAGCAGCTGAACGTGCCCGTGAAGGTGACGTGGACGCGCGAGGAAGATATCCAGCACGACATGTATCGCCCGTACTACTACGACAAGATTTCGGCGGGGCTCGACGCGAATGGGAAGCCGATTGCGTGGCAGCACCGCATCGTCGGTTCGTCGATTCTGTCGCGCTTCGCGCCGCCTGCCGTGAAGAACGGCGTCGATCCCGACGCCGTCGAAGTGGCCGCCGATCTGCCGTACGACCTGCCGAATCAGATCATCGATTACGTGCGTCAGGAGCCGCACGCCATACCCACCGCGTTCTGGCGCGGCGTGGGTCCGACGCGCGGCACGTTCGTCGTCGAGAGCTTCATCGACGAACTCGCGGCGCAGACGAAGACCGATCCCGTCAAGTATCGGCGCGACCTGCTGGGCAAATCGCCGCGTGCGTTGAACGTGCTGAACGTCGCGACGCAGGCGGCGGGCTGGGGCAACACGGTGCCGAAGGGACAGGGGCGCGGGGTGTCGGTGATGCACGCGTTCGGCAGCTTCTTTTCGATGGTGGCCGACGTCACGGTCGATCAGGGCGAGGTGAGGGTGAATCGCGTGGTGTGCGCCGTCGATTGCGGGATGGTGGTCAATCCGAACACGGTGGAAGCGCAGATTCAGGGCGGCATTATCTTCGCGATCACGGCGGCGCTGTACAGCGAGATCACGATCGATCGCGGCCGCGTGCAGCAGAGCAACTTCACGGACTACAGGATTCTGCGCATCAACGAAACGCCGACCATCGACGTGCATATCGTGAAGAGCAGCGAGGCGCCGGGCGGCATCGGCGAGCCGGGGACGGCTGCGGCGCAGCCGGCGATCGCCAACGCGATCTATGCGGCGACGGGCAAGCGGTTGCGGCAGTTGCCGGTCGGTAACCAGTTGATGAACGCGTAA